The genomic DNA GGTGAGGGCGAAGCTGCCGTCCTCGACGCTCTCGAACTGCACGATGTTGGCTGAGTGGATCGGGTTGGCCACCTCGGCGACGTTGCGGTTGGTCAGCACGTCGATGTCGACGACGCCGTGGGCGTGCAGACCGGTCACCGCACCGCGTGCGGTGGCGCCGAACCCGATGACCGCCGCCCGCATCCGTCGCCCGTAGGTGCCCGTCGACCCGATGAGCGACAGGGCATGTAGCACCGAGCAGTAGCCGGCCATCTCGTTGTTCTTGTGGAAGACGTGCAGCTTGAAGGCGCCGTCCTCGCTCCAGAGGTTCATCGCCTCGAACGCGATCAGCGTCAGCTTGCGGTCGATCGCCTGCTGGGTCAGTTCGCGGTCCTGCACGCAGTGCGGCCAGCCCCACAGCACCTGGCCGTCGCGCAACTCGGCCAGATCCCTGGCGTCGGGCTTGGCCAGCAGGATCACGTCGCACTCGGCGATCAGCTCGGCGCGCGAGCGCGTCCCCGCGACGTGGCGCTCGAGCTGTTCGTCGCTGACGCCGAAGCGCTCGCCGTAACCCCGCTCGAGATGGATGCGGCTGAGGACGTCGGCGTCGATGCGGTCGAGGTGCTCCGGGTGGACCGGCAGGCGGTGCTCGTTCTCCTTGCGGGTGTTGGCGATGACACCGAGAGTCAACTGGTCCACGGATCCTCCAGGGATTGCGTCGGGCCGGCGGCGCGCGATGGCATGCCACGGCGGTGACCAGCCTATGCCGCACTCGAAGCGCCGGAACGCCCACGGGCGAGAACGCGTTCCAAACCCGGCGTGGTAGACCGGTGAGCATGAGAACATGATTCTCAATATCGGATCACCGGTTCTCGCAACGACGGGAGTTCGACATCGACGCCTGGATCATCGACGCCGTCCGCACGCCCCGCGGCAAGGGCCGCCCCGACGGCGCTCTGCACGGCATCCATCCGCAGGCGTTGTTCGCCCAGTGCCTCACCGCGCTTGCCCGGCGCACCGGCTTCGACCCCGCGGAGGTCGACGACGTCATCGGGGGCAACGGCATCCTGTCCGGTGACCACGCCGACGACATCGCAAGGCTGTCGGTCCTGCTTGCCGGGTGGCCCGAGAGCGTGCCCGGCATGACGCTCAACCGGTTCTGCGGCTCCGGCCAGCAGGCGATCACCGTCGCCGCGACCGCCGTGGCATCCGGCGCCGAGCACCTCGTGCTCGCCGGCGGCGTCGAATCCATGTCGCGCTGGGACGTCGGGGTCGGCCTACCGACCATCGACGGCGACAACCCCGCCTTCCGGGCGCGCTACCCCACCGTCCCGCAGGGCATCTCGGCCGACCTGATCGCCACGCTGGAGGGCTTCACCCGCGCCGACGTCGACGCCTACGCCGCCGAAAGCCAGCGGCGCGCCGCCGTAGCCATCGCCGAGGGCCGCTTCGACCGGTCGGTCATCCCGGTCACCGACGCCGACGGGTCCGTTGTGCTCGAGACCGACGAGCACCCCCGGCCCGGCACAACCGCCGAGAATCTCTCCGGCCTCAAACCTGCGTTCGCACCAATGGGTTCCGCCTCCGTCGACGGCGAGTGCCGGACGTTCGACCAGATCGGCGCCGAGCGCTACGGCGTCGAGACGATCGACCACGTGCACCACGCGGGGAACTCCTCGGGCGTCGTCGACGGTGCCGCCGCGGCAGCCGTGGCATCCAAGGCCTGGCTCGACGGGCACGACGTGACCCCGCGCGCCCGCATCCGCGCGACCGCGGCCATCGGGAGCGAGCCGATCATCATGCTGACCGCGCCGGGCCCCGCCGCGCAGCGCTGCCTCGACCGCGCCGGCATGCGTGCCGCCGACATCGACCTCTGGGAGGTCAACGAGGCGTTCGCCGCCGTGCCGCTCAAGACGATCCGCGATCTCGGCCTCGATCCCGAGCGGGTCAACGTCAACGGCGGCGCCATTGCGCTCGGCCACCCCATCGGCGCCACCGGGGCCATGCTCATCGGCACCGTGCTCGACGAACTCGAACGCCGCGACCTCACCACCGGCCTGGTCACCATGTGCACCGGCGGCGGCATGGGCACCGCGACCATCATCGAGCGAGTCTGACGATGGAGACACTGCTCCTCGACACGTTGACCGACGGCGTCGCGGTCCTGCAATTGAACCGGCCCGACCGGCTCAACGCGATCAACGAGGTCATGCGCGACGAACTCGTCGCCACGCTGCGCGCGCTCGGCGGCGACCAGTCCGTGCGCGCCATCGTGCTCACCGGGTCGGGCCGCGGGTTCTGCTCAGGCATCGACGTCCGCGACTTCGGTCCCGGCATGCTCGAGGCCACCGCCCCCGCGATCGACCGGATGCGCTTCCAGGAGGCCATGGCCGCACTCCCCCGCGCCATCCGCGACGCACCGCAGCCGGTCATCGCCGCCGTCAACGGCGCCTGCGTCGGCGCAGGTCTGGCGCTATGTCTGGCATCCGACATCCGAATCTGTTCGGACACGGCCAAGTTCGGCAACGCCGCCATCCTGCTCGGCCTGTCGGGCGCGGAGATGGGCACCAGCTACCACCTCCCCCGCATCGTCGGAACCAGCGTCGCCGCCGACTGGACGCTCACCGGTCGCACCGTGCTCGCCGACGAAGCAGACCGCCGCGGGCTGGTCAGCCAGGTGGTCACCGCCGACGCCCTGCTCGACCGCGCGCTGGAACTGGCCGGCCAGGTGGCCGGGCTGGCACCGCTCGGCGTCGAACTGACCAAGCGCGCATTGCAGGTCAACACCGACGCGCCGAACCTCGACGCCGCACTCGAACTCGAGAACCGCAACCAGGTGCTCACCCACGCCACCGACGACGCGGCCGCACGCCGCGCCGCGTGGTCGTGACAGGCCCCAGCTGAAAGGACCGACGCATGGCGTGGGACTTCACCACCGACCCCGAGTGGGCCGAACAACTCGCATGGGTCGAGCAGTTCGTCCGCGAGGAGTGCGAACCGATCGACATGATCGTCGAGGAGTCCCACGACCTCAACGACCCCGTGCGCCAGGCGCTGATCCCACCGCTGCAGCGGATCGTGAAGGACCGCGGGCTGTGGGCCACCCACCTGGGCCCGCACCTCGGCGGCCCGGGCTTCGGGCAGGTGAAGCTCGCGCTGCTGAACGAGATTCTCGGACGCTCCGAGTGCGCGCCGATCGTATTCGGGTCGCAGGCACCGGATTCGGGCAACAGCGAGATCCTCGCGCACTACGGCACGCCGGAGCTGAAGCAGCGCTACCTCGAGCCGCTGCTCGACAACCGCATCGTGTCGTGCTTCTCGATGACCGAGCCCCAAGGCGGCGCCGACCCCAAGGTCTTCACCACCACCGCCGTGCAGGACGGCGACCACTGGGTCATCAACGGCGAGAAATGGTACTCGTCGTTCGCCTCGATGGCGTCGTTCATCATCGTCATGGCGATGACCGACCCCGAAGCGCCGCCCTATCAGCGCTATTCGATGTTCGTGCTGCCCGGCGACACCCCCGGCATCAACATCCTGCGCGACGTCGGCCTGGGTTATCAGCCGCTCGGCGGCGGCCGCGAAGGGTACGTGCGCTACGAGAACGTCCGCGTGCCCGACGATCACATGCTCGGCCCGCGCGGCGGCGCCTTCGTCGTGGCGCAGACCCGCCTCGGCGGCGGCCGCATCCATCACGCCATGCGGACGGTCGGGCTGGTGCGCCGGATCTACGACATGATCACCGAGCGGGCCGTGTCGCGCTACACCCAGGGCGAGGTGCTGGCCAACAAGCAGATGGTGCAGGAGATGATCGCCGACTCCTGGATGGAGATCGAGGCGTTCCGGCTGCTGACCCTCCAAACCGCCTGGAAGATAGACAAGTTCAACGACTACAAGGCCGTCCGGGGCGACATCTCGGCCGTCAAGGCCATGATGCAGAAGGTGCTGCACGACGTGTCGGCGCGCGCATTGCAGATCCACGGGTCACTCGGCACGTCGCACGAGATGCCGTTCGTGCAGTACCTGACCGAATCGTTCGTGCTGGGCCTGGCCGACGGCCCGACCGAGGTGCACAAGGTGACGTTGGCACGCCAGCTGCTCAAGGACGTCGCACCCGCACCCGACGGGTTCCCGTCCGAGCACGTGCTGCGGCTGCGCGAGGCGGCAGAGGCGAAGTTCGCCGACCGGCTCGCAGGCATACCGCGGGGTTAGGCCAGCAGCGTTCGCGCCCGCTGCAGGAGCCGCGGCAGCACGGGCGCCATCTCCTCGAACTCCGCACGTGGCGTTGGCCTCCGGCGATTGTGCTTGACGATCAGCGACCACGTCGCCGCGGACTTGAAGCACGCCAGCGCGATGAACCACGCCACGTCCGGCGCGTCACCGTACTGTCCGAGCAGGTCACCACGCGACGGCACGGCGTCGACATATGGTGACGGCCGCGAGTACGTGGCCGGGTCGGCATTGGCCAGGAACCAGCCCAGATCAATGCGCGGATCGCCTACCGACCAGATCTCCCAATCGATCACCGCCGTCACCTCACTCCCGACGGCCAGCAGATTTCCCAGTCGGAAGTCGCCGTGCACGATCGCGGGACCCAGCGGTGCGGGCACACCGGCCAACAGCTCGCCGCTGACCGCTTCCCAGCCCGGCACCAGATCCTGAGCGACGGTCCGCAGCGTCGCGCACCAGCGCTCCACCTCGGCCGCCGCGTCGACCACGGGCTCCTCACCCGCACCCAGGTCGACCGGGCTCAGCGCGTGCAGTGCGGCCAAGGTTCGAGCCGCACTCCGATAACGCTGCGCCACAGTGTCGTCGAACCCCGTGCCGCCGTCGAACAGCGGCTCGAACGACTCACCCGCCACCAACGTCATCACGAACAGCGGCGGCGACCCGGCGTCCTCGACCAGCACCTCCGGGACCGGCACGTCGGTTGGCCCGAGCGCCCTGAGGATGCGCGCCTGCCGCAGCACGTCGCGATGGCCGACCGGCTCGTGCCCGGGCGGCGCCACCTTCACCACGACCGGCCGCTCGTCGAGCACGCCGCGGAACGTCAGGCTCGACGCCCCGCCCGCCAGCACGCCGACCTCGCGAACACCGCTGCGGGCAAGCCGGATCCGCAGCCCGTCGAGGCCGAGTTCAGTCACCCAACCAACCGACTTCACGCAGGAACGGCTGGGTCTTCACGATCAGGCCGGTCGACGTCGCCGGATCACCCGTACACAGCCGGAACGCCGTCTCGGTGATCAGCGCGATGTCCTCGGTCTTCGTCTTCGCCAGGTCCAGCGTGCCCGCCCCCGGCGTCGCGACCGGGTCCGACGGTGCTGCGGCGTTGACCGCGATGCCGTCGTCGTACAACTCGGCGGCCAAGCTCTTCGTCAGCCGGTTCAGCCCGGCCTTCGCCGTCCCGTAGATCCCGAAGCCCGCCTCGCGGTCGAACTCCGAGAACGGCGGCCCATCCGGCAGATCCCCGCCCACCGACGTGAGGTTGAGGATCCAGCCCCGACCCCGCTCGCGCATCGCAGGAATCGCCAACTGGCACAGGTGCAGCGGTCCGACGAGGTGCATCTCCAGCATCAGCCGTACCCGCTTCTCCGGGAACCCGTCGAGCGGGCGCAGGAACGTCACGGCTGCGTTGTTGACCAGGATGTCGGGCGCACCAACCGATTCCACCACCTCGGCGAACAGCCGCTCGCGGTCCTCGCTGGACGACAAGTCGGCCTGCACGGCGATCGCGTGGCCACCGCCGGCGAGGATCTCGTCGC from Mycolicibacterium arabiense includes the following:
- a CDS encoding N(5)-(carboxyethyl)ornithine synthase, producing MDQLTLGVIANTRKENEHRLPVHPEHLDRIDADVLSRIHLERGYGERFGVSDEQLERHVAGTRSRAELIAECDVILLAKPDARDLAELRDGQVLWGWPHCVQDRELTQQAIDRKLTLIAFEAMNLWSEDGAFKLHVFHKNNEMAGYCSVLHALSLIGSTGTYGRRMRAAVIGFGATARGAVTGLHAHGVVDIDVLTNRNVAEVANPIHSANIVQFESVEDGSFALTDDGRVPLEPFLAGHDIVVNCVLQDPNAPLIFLTEDDLASFRPGSLIVDVSCDEGMGFSWATPTSFGSPSFVVGDNVTYYAVDHSPSYLWNAATWEISAALIPYLPTVLGGAEAWRDDQTIQRAIEIQDGVIANPEILEFQKREAEYPHAAT
- a CDS encoding SDR family NAD(P)-dependent oxidoreductase, whose translation is MGACDGRIALVTGSSRGLGKAIAQRLAAEGATVALTARTMDPDPKYDGSLAQTRDEILAGGGHAIAVQADLSSSEDRERLFAEVVESVGAPDILVNNAAVTFLRPLDGFPEKRVRLMLEMHLVGPLHLCQLAIPAMRERGRGWILNLTSVGGDLPDGPPFSEFDREAGFGIYGTAKAGLNRLTKSLAAELYDDGIAVNAAAPSDPVATPGAGTLDLAKTKTEDIALITETAFRLCTGDPATSTGLIVKTQPFLREVGWLGD
- a CDS encoding phosphotransferase family protein, translated to MTELGLDGLRIRLARSGVREVGVLAGGASSLTFRGVLDERPVVVKVAPPGHEPVGHRDVLRQARILRALGPTDVPVPEVLVEDAGSPPLFVMTLVAGESFEPLFDGGTGFDDTVAQRYRSAARTLAALHALSPVDLGAGEEPVVDAAAEVERWCATLRTVAQDLVPGWEAVSGELLAGVPAPLGPAIVHGDFRLGNLLAVGSEVTAVIDWEIWSVGDPRIDLGWFLANADPATYSRPSPYVDAVPSRGDLLGQYGDAPDVAWFIALACFKSAATWSLIVKHNRRRPTPRAEFEEMAPVLPRLLQRARTLLA
- a CDS encoding acetyl-CoA C-acetyltransferase, whose protein sequence is MDAVRTPRGKGRPDGALHGIHPQALFAQCLTALARRTGFDPAEVDDVIGGNGILSGDHADDIARLSVLLAGWPESVPGMTLNRFCGSGQQAITVAATAVASGAEHLVLAGGVESMSRWDVGVGLPTIDGDNPAFRARYPTVPQGISADLIATLEGFTRADVDAYAAESQRRAAVAIAEGRFDRSVIPVTDADGSVVLETDEHPRPGTTAENLSGLKPAFAPMGSASVDGECRTFDQIGAERYGVETIDHVHHAGNSSGVVDGAAAAAVASKAWLDGHDVTPRARIRATAAIGSEPIIMLTAPGPAAQRCLDRAGMRAADIDLWEVNEAFAAVPLKTIRDLGLDPERVNVNGGAIALGHPIGATGAMLIGTVLDELERRDLTTGLVTMCTGGGMGTATIIERV
- a CDS encoding enoyl-CoA hydratase/isomerase family protein, giving the protein METLLLDTLTDGVAVLQLNRPDRLNAINEVMRDELVATLRALGGDQSVRAIVLTGSGRGFCSGIDVRDFGPGMLEATAPAIDRMRFQEAMAALPRAIRDAPQPVIAAVNGACVGAGLALCLASDIRICSDTAKFGNAAILLGLSGAEMGTSYHLPRIVGTSVAADWTLTGRTVLADEADRRGLVSQVVTADALLDRALELAGQVAGLAPLGVELTKRALQVNTDAPNLDAALELENRNQVLTHATDDAAARRAAWS
- a CDS encoding acyl-CoA dehydrogenase family protein gives rise to the protein MAWDFTTDPEWAEQLAWVEQFVREECEPIDMIVEESHDLNDPVRQALIPPLQRIVKDRGLWATHLGPHLGGPGFGQVKLALLNEILGRSECAPIVFGSQAPDSGNSEILAHYGTPELKQRYLEPLLDNRIVSCFSMTEPQGGADPKVFTTTAVQDGDHWVINGEKWYSSFASMASFIIVMAMTDPEAPPYQRYSMFVLPGDTPGINILRDVGLGYQPLGGGREGYVRYENVRVPDDHMLGPRGGAFVVAQTRLGGGRIHHAMRTVGLVRRIYDMITERAVSRYTQGEVLANKQMVQEMIADSWMEIEAFRLLTLQTAWKIDKFNDYKAVRGDISAVKAMMQKVLHDVSARALQIHGSLGTSHEMPFVQYLTESFVLGLADGPTEVHKVTLARQLLKDVAPAPDGFPSEHVLRLREAAEAKFADRLAGIPRG